The following are encoded together in the Lactuca sativa cultivar Salinas chromosome 1, Lsat_Salinas_v11, whole genome shotgun sequence genome:
- the LOC111878942 gene encoding F-box protein SKIP5, with the protein MDENKQKCSRSSTHSSSRFSHVNNLDDGCLMHIFSFLSPIPDRYNTALVCHRWLFLACHPGLWLRVDRAVKGLKEPGVFPSIEEAVSAARPGDTILIGAGGFHSASNIQIKKPLCLIGGGDLPDDTTLLCSRGSDSALEFLSTCKLANLTVKAELGCCLLHRSGRLIIEDCNLQCESNPLDYLSYAIITTAGGGCGPPPPPSATKITGGDSVSVSQTRIMGGAKAVLTSGTLALQQVRVIYARTSMCFWFNVVHQL; encoded by the exons ATGGACGAGAACAAGCAAAAGTGCAGCCGCTCCTCAACGCACTCATCTTCTCGTTTTTCTCATGTAAACAATCTGGATGATGGTTGTTTGATGCATATCTTCAGCTTCTTATCTCCAATCCCAG ATCGGTATAACACAGCCCTCGTTTGCCACAGATGGCTTTTCTTGGCATGTCATCCTGGCCTCTGGTTGCGAGTTGACCGGGCGGTCAAAGGGTTAAAAGAACCTGGCGTTTTTCCAAGCATCGAAGAAGCTGTTTCTGCTGCAAG GCCAGGGGACACGATATTGATTGGAGCAGGAGGGTTTCATTCTGCTTCGAATATTCAAATAAAAAAACCATTGTGCTTG ATTGGAGGAGGTGACCTCCCTGATGATACCACACTCCTATGCTCTCGAGGATCTGACag CGCTTTGGAGTTTCTATCAACGTGCAAATTGGCAAACCTAACCGTAAAAGCAGAACTCGGCTGCTGTTTGCTTCACAGAAGCGGTAGACTGATAATCGAAGACTGTAATCTCCAATGCGAGTCCAACCCTTTAGACTATCTCTCCTATGCCATTATCACCACCGCTGGCGGCGGCTGTGGACCACCACCACCGCCTTCTGCCACCAAGATAACTGGCGGTGATAGTGTGTCCGTTTCCCAAACTCGAATCATGGGCGGTGCGAAAGCTGTTTTGACTAGCGGCACACTCGCGTTGCAGCAAGTCCGTGTTATATATGCACGCACATCTATGTGTTTCTGGTTCAATGTGGTTCATCAATTATAG